The following coding sequences lie in one Clostridiaceae bacterium genomic window:
- a CDS encoding tyrosine recombinase XerC: MNTIMDEKPLILSDFLSYMETIKGKSKNTVNEYFYDLRTFLRFIKVHKNLVKLDNQDDFDKISIADVDAKLLESITLSDLYAFMSYLSRERNNSASARARKVASLKSFFNYLCNKAGLLKYNPASELESPKILKRLPKYLNIEESKKLLYSIDGEHRERDYAIITLFLNCGLRLSELTGIDLNKIKKDTLTVIGKGGKERTIYLNNACKIALENYLKVRPVDGVKDRNALFLSKRKQRISKKTVQHIVKKYIAASGLDPEKYSTHKLRHTAATLMYRYGNVDIRSLQEILGHESVSTTEIYTHVNNQQLKKAVDSNPLSDVSIYKDNDNK, from the coding sequence ATGAATACTATTATGGACGAAAAACCATTAATATTATCTGATTTTCTAAGTTATATGGAAACAATCAAAGGCAAATCAAAAAATACCGTTAATGAATATTTTTATGATTTAAGGACTTTTTTGCGTTTTATAAAAGTTCATAAAAATCTTGTTAAATTAGATAATCAAGATGATTTTGATAAAATTTCTATTGCAGATGTTGATGCTAAATTACTTGAGTCTATTACTTTAAGCGACCTTTACGCTTTTATGTCTTATTTAAGCCGTGAACGTAACAACAGTGCCAGTGCCAGAGCCCGTAAAGTTGCTTCCTTGAAATCTTTTTTCAACTATTTATGTAACAAAGCCGGTTTGCTTAAGTATAATCCTGCCAGTGAGCTTGAATCTCCGAAAATTCTAAAGAGATTACCTAAATATTTAAATATCGAAGAAAGCAAAAAGCTGCTTTATTCAATAGATGGCGAACACCGTGAACGAGATTATGCAATTATTACCTTGTTTTTAAATTGCGGTTTAAGATTATCTGAATTAACAGGAATTGATCTTAATAAAATTAAAAAAGATACACTAACAGTTATTGGTAAAGGTGGAAAAGAACGTACTATATACCTGAATAATGCGTGCAAAATCGCACTGGAGAACTACCTTAAGGTACGCCCGGTTGATGGTGTCAAGGACAGAAACGCTCTATTCCTCAGTAAAAGAAAACAAAGGATTAGTAAAAAAACTGTCCAGCATATTGTAAAAAAATATATAGCTGCTTCAGGACTTGATCCGGAAAAGTATTCCACCCATAAGCTGAGGCACACTGCCGCCACCCTAATGTACAGATACGGAAATGTAGATATAAGGTCCCTGCAGGAAATCCTTGGCCATGAAAGTGTTTCTACAACAGAAATATATACACATGTAAATAACCAGCAGTTAAAAAAAGCTGTAGACAGCAATCCCCTGTCTGATGTATCTATTTATAAAGATAATGATAATAAATAA